The Chloroflexus aggregans DSM 9485 genome segment GATGCCACAGGCATCGTGCTCAAAGCGCGGATCGTAAAGTCGGGCTGGGTCTCGCGCAGGAAGGTACATTGCTGGTTCCTTGATCTTCACTAATAAAAACGGATGCCAAAGGTACAAAGAAACACGCGCTCGCACGACCTCGGCAACGAGGAGGTGCGAGCGCGCTCTCGCTTTTGCAATTGCAGTGATACGGTGCGAGTGCGTCGTGTCACCACAACGTTCGCACGTAGCAGAAAACTCTTAAATAATGATAAAAATGGAAGATACAGGGAAGCGCCACGCTCTGTCTTTGAGCGTGATCACTGTACCGCCCGGTACACCTACACATCACTGTTGTCGTGGATTATTGCCTTGTAATATACCGCTCTTGGGCGTTTGTGTCAAGCAATGTGTACAAATAGACCAAACACACCCTACTCGCCGGTGAGACGACGTAATTCTTCGACTAAGCGGCGTGCCTCTGGTGAAAGGTTGGTAGGCAAGACGGCACTTACCGTCACATACAGATCGCCGTACTGTGGGCTGTGCATCAGTGGCATGCCTTGGCCGGTAATCCGAAACACACGACCGTTTTGCGTCTGCGGCGGAATGGTGAGGGTAAGCGTTTTACCCGATAACAAAGGAAGCTGAACTTGCCCACCGAGGAGCAGGGTGTACATACTGACCGGTACGGTCGTGTATAAATCTCCGGCTTTACGTTCAAAGCGGGAATGCGGTGTAACCGTCACTACCAGATACAGATCACCGCGGCGGCCACCGTTCAGTCCGGGCGCACCTTCTCCTGGAACTCGTACCCGCTTGCCGGTATCGATCCCGGCGGGGATTTTTACCGTGATTGTGCGTAGTGTGCCATTCGGGTTGGCAAATTGGAGGGTACGCTGAGTCCCGTGATAGGCTTCTTCGAGCGTTAGCTCAACCGGTTGCTCGACATCTTGACCGTCAAGGCGAACATTAAACCCACTACCGCCTGTGCGGCG includes the following:
- a CDS encoding DnaJ C-terminal domain-containing protein, translated to MKDYYQVLGVSRNASDDEIKRAYRRLARKYHPDVNRGDPTAEARFKEINEAYQVLSDKEQRAKYDRFGSEFHRYEQTGFGGVDFSSQTDFADLFETLFGNRRTGGSGFNVRLDGQDVEQPVELTLEEAYHGTQRTLQFANPNGTLRTITVKIPAGIDTGKRVRVPGEGAPGLNGGRRGDLYLVVTVTPHSRFERKAGDLYTTVPVSMYTLLLGGQVQLPLLSGKTLTLTIPPQTQNGRVFRITGQGMPLMHSPQYGDLYVTVSAVLPTNLSPEARRLVEELRRLTGE